Genomic segment of Colletotrichum destructivum chromosome 5, complete sequence:
TTGGGACTCTTTGGTTTCGCACGTAAGAAACAGTCGGCGGTCTTGTCTCACCTTCATACAAGTCCATCACAGGATCCGGGAACCGGGTTAAGGTAGGATGTTTTATACTGAGAGCAGGAGTTAGTGGAGGGGTTCGCGCCCGTGAGACTGGGATCGCAACAACGCTGGAAACGTTGGCGATCTGGTCTTGGTGTTGAAGTTAGTCACCCGTGACGTCCCGATGCCGATGTGGCACTCCAGTTTTTGTCTACACGACGAAAGTGCCACTCTATATGCGCTATGCTTTCCCAAGCCGAATCGCATCCGAATGCCCGAGATCTCTTAGACCACAATAACGAGGGGGTGCGggccaaaaaaaaaaggggggatTGGACTTGTTTCTTCCAAGTGCCGTGCTGCTTGTTGCAAAAGTTCCCAGTGGGATGAAGCTTATTGCCGTCTTCTTACGTTTCACGTCCTTCTGGAAACATGACTGAGTGGGCTTCCCGCGAACCTCTTGGCCCAGCAGGGAGGGGGACGGGGGTTGTCGAGGAGTCGGGGAGTCATCACCAGAGCAGAACGCCGGAAACGGACCGGTGCGGATCCAAGCCTGGAAGCGATGGGCGTGGAGGACGAGTAAACACGGACACGGAACTTTCTCTTAGCGCAGCCTAACGCCTAACCCCCTCTTGTATCCTACCAGGTACCTTGCAGCCGTATCCAGTTTGTTCCAAGGCTCGCCAAGTCTCCCAAGCGCGATGGACGGGAAGGGGCGCCGTGAGGCAAAGGCTTGGCCGGGTTGGCTAGGGTTGTCATCGCAATGTGTTTTCTCCTTTTTCATTGGTCCGTTCGTTCATGATGTTTCTATGTAACCTTATTCTCTTCCTACCCAGTATCCTTTGGAATCTGGGTGTACCTTCTTTTCGAGATAGACATCAAACAATTactcttttcttcctctcccttcATTTGTTTTTATTTTACATTTATCTTTCATTTGAAAAGAGGAGAGATGTTGTGCGGGTTCCGAAACACACACGTTCGATCTCTGGAGTCATGAGGCCACTAAGCAGATCTTGTTTTAAGTCGTCGTTGGATCAGCGGCATTTGGGGGGGGttcatcatcttcttgaGGAGTAAAATCGGTCTTTCTTTGTCTGATGTCCATttggggagggaaggggcTGACGTGTGTCTTGAGAGTTTGAGTTGTTCGGACCGCGTTCGTCCCGTCTGCCCCGGGACGATGCGTCCGCGGCGGGGCGGATGGAGCATATGCCAGGGGAGCTTTTTGATTCCGATTTTCGTGTCAGTATGACAATTAATGGTAAAGCCTGTAGGCCAAGAtaagagaggagagggagaaacCACTGACCCGGCCCGAGGAGTCCATTTGCAAGACAAGAGGTCTCACGCTGACGTGTAAAacctcttcccctccttcctctacttttctttcttcccaTATTTCGGGCTGTGTTGACTAAGTCTTCGTTAGAAGGAGTTGGTATCCATCTTATTGTTTCCTGTTGTTCGTCGCCGAAAATGGAAACCGTTTCGCCGTGCTAAGTGATCTCATCCATTCaacccctccacccctcccATCCCTTCACCCGCACAAAAGGGCAGGTTACACAAAACTAAGGCTACAGGTGAGCAAGACGACACACGCTTTCGGACGGGAGAAGAAGTAGGAAAATCTCGTCTTGCAAAAGGTGTTcagaaaggggggaggggggcgtggGTTCCTGAGACGGTAGCATGTTCTGCCGATGTTCAGCATCGTGCGTGTTTCTCCGCGGCGAGAGACGGGGATTAGACggctccctccctcccccgacGTGGTGATTGATCAACTGTGATGAAGGAAAGTGTATGCCGCCGGGTAGTCTATCGTCCTCGCTCCTTGCACTATGCCCGTTTCCCACCACACACCCGTCCTTGCCGTTTGGCGATCCTTATGTTCTTCGACGGATGGGGATACCACCCCAAAAACTGCCGGACAGTTGAGCACTTTTCTTCGCGTGACAAATGAGCTGATGTGGGCCAGCGGCCGTGGGAGGTGGACGGCACTAGAACGTCGAAGGGGGACTGGTGTAAGTAAGCCACTCTTTCCTTCCATTCCCCCCCTTTCATTTCTTTTTGGTCCTCGAGATAGATACGTTTCGATTCGTCGGACCACGTGCTTCCTTGGAAtacgtgtgtgtgtgaatACTTCCTACGCATAGGAGCAGCTCCCCCTGGACATGCGCCGGACGAAATGCGACGCCAGGCCACGACATCATTTCATTCGCCAGCCGGACGTCGAACAATCTTGCGCGTCTGGACTGGAACTCACGGCTTCCCACGTGTTGCatctccacctccacctccacctcctacGCTCTCCTACgcctccctctttctcacTCTGAGATGTCCGCTGGAAGTCCGCAGGAGGCTTTCCGGACGAGAAAGGGCTGGACAAATCAGTTCTCAACTGCCGGGAGAGAATGCCCTACTTTGATTCTCTTGGGCGTCGGAATgagctgatgatggcggtTCGCGCTCAGCCAAGCTGCCCGATGTGACTGTTCTCGTCTCTCAGCAGTGAAGTTGAGAAACCCGCATGGTTGGAGGATACAATTAGCCTCCCGGCCCAGCATGACCTGACCATCTCGACATCTGTCACAGACTAGAGCCTAGGCTTATGCAGGAAGGGTGCACCGTCGCTGTCAACCCGTCGGGCCGGCCGGTCAGACAGACACagcggacggcgacgagaactAAAGCGGCTGGTGCTGATCTAAAATCATCCATATAAACCGTCAGTCACATCTGGGCAGTGAAGCGAGCAGTGACAGCTGAAAAAGTGGTATTGCGGGAAAACAGGCAGAATGCCAAACGTGTCTTTTTGTTCCATTAACCTGCCCTACCGACACCGACCGTATGCATCATCTTTACTCCGTACATTAAGATTTACGACAAATGAAATTAGAGAAGTCGGATTTCTCCCGTTTGCttgggatgggaggggggattCTTTTCGTGGGTTGTTCTCTTTGGGCCGGCTGCCTCCCTTGCGTGTCTGGTGTAAGAAGGAACTATCAACGAGTGGTCATAAGTCCCACGATGTGTAATGTGTTCTGGGCCAACCGCAATGTGGCAGAAGACACCCCATTGTGCCATGGCAACGTCTGACTGCCGGACAACGAGTCTGAGTGACTCGGCACAGTCGCATCTCAGGGGGTATTGTGTTGTCGTTTGGTTGCAAACGCTTCCCGTTACCTCTCAtgaagccccccccccaaatcaTCTGTCCCCTGGCGATAGAAACGTGAAAAAGTCTGTTGTGTGAAGGGGACCACCCACAGTgacaaaaaaacaagaaaaagaCAAGACATCCCCTCTCGGTATCCTGGAAAGCACATAGGATACTGAGTCATAAAGAGCATGCTGTTTGTCCCAGGTCTCGGTCCTCCAGAGACACCACCCCTGCCTGCCGCTGAATCGCATGCTGCAGGTTCCCAAGGTGGCATCTCAGAAGTAGTCGAAGCGTCGATTCTGCACGGGGGCCGCGTTCGTGGTCATGGGGAACTCCTAGTTGCCATAGTATCCGTTGGTGCGCTCGTTGGCGCGGCTGCTTCTCGTGGTCTGACCAGCACTCTGGTCGGGGTAGGACTCGAAGTACGGGTGGTTGCAGGCACCCTTGGCCGAGATGCGGCTGGCCGGGTCATACACCAGCATCatctcgaggagctcgaggccatcggcgtcgaggctcGTGCACAGGGGCAAAGACTCGTCTCGGATCCACTTGGGGAACGAGCTCTTAAAGTCGGGGTACGAGGTGACACCGGGCCAGACATCCTCGGTTGGCGTACCGAGCGTGCTGTAGGGATAACCGTTAGCGAGCTGTGCAAGGTGAAGCAATACTCCTTCGCGAGAACAGTAGCACGTACCGGAAGATCTTAAAGATCTCGTCAATCTCGGAATCGCCGGGGAAGAGGGGCTTGCGAGTGCACATCTCGGCGAAGATGCAGCCGACGGACCACATATCGACACCGGTCGAGTACTGGCGTCCACCAAGCAAAATCTCCGGAGCGCGGTACCACAGGGTGACGACCTCGTGGGTGTAAGTGCGCAGGGGCACACCGAAGGCGCGCGCGAGACCAAAATCGGCCAGCTTCAGGTTGCCGTCTCTATCGATCAACAGGTTCTGGGGCTTGAGGTCGCGATGAAGGACGCGATGGGAGTGGCAGTAGCGGACGCCGTCGCAGAGCTGCCACATGAACTTTTGGACAACGGtcgggccgaggccgagacggcccAAGTACTCGGAGCTGCCCTCGGGCAGAGCCttgccacggccgccgtcggcaacggGCAGAGACTCCATGTACTTCTTGAGATCAAGATCGAGGAATTCGAATACGAGGTAGAGCTTGTGACCGTCGGCGTGAACGATGTTGAAGAGGCGGACGATGTTGGGGTCGCGCATCTCCTTGAGGAGGGAGATCTCGCGGATGGCAGTGGAGGGaacgccctcgtcctcggcttcgaggcGGATCTTCTTCAGCGCCACAATGCGACCGCCATTGAGGAGGTCGCGGGCCTTGTAGACGACACCGTAAGTGCCTagagaaagaagggaaaggtCAGCATTATTGTTTGTGTGATGGGTCTTGCGTCATGGTATGCCAAATCCAGGTTCGGTGCGCTTGCAGTGCCATTGTCTGGTGGAGTGCGTGCGTACCTTCACCGATCTTCTCAAGCTTCTGGTAGTTCTCCATGATTGCGATGTACCGGAGATTGACAAAGCGAGGGTTCAAGGCGGGAGGAGGTCGCAAGAATTAAATCGAATCGATTCGCCTACTGATCGAGGGCAAAGGCAATCGTGAGGTTCGGGGTGGCCTTTGTTGGTGGGGTGTGGGTGTCAAGGCCGCTGCGTTGTGTAGGTAGTCGCCTCAGGGCCTGGAGGGGCACTGGTATGGAGGGTCTCTTGGTGAGCCACCCTAAGGGAGAGAGAATCGTGTGTCGTTGTCCGGGGGCAACGTGATACAcgcaggggggaggggagaagcAGAGGAAAAGATCAAAAGTTAGCCGTTACGAGAAGGAAATCTCCAtaggaaaagagagagatgaagCGGATTGTTGTCGTCGGTTGCAAAAGAAAAGGCCCAGGCGGGAAGGGCGTCCTCGGTAGGCGGATTGGGCGATGTTTTGTGGTGCTAAAATTGCACTTGGTTGTCGTTGTTTACTAGCAATGAAGAAAAACAAGGCGCGATCCGATCTCACCCAACCAAGAGCCGCTGTAAAGCAGGGTCGCGTCCCAACTGGCAACTTGTGGCGTGGGCTCCCCTGACAGGCTGCCCGCACTATTTCTTATCGATAAGGCTGAGTATCGAGATTTGCCTATCCTCTATCGATAAGATCCCCTGGTGGTGGGGTCAAGGGACTCTTAATTTTGGCTCGCCGAGTCACTGAGGGTGAGAACGTACGATATGAGAGTTGAGAGGGTTGCAGGACTGTCTACAGGAGCCTTTGAAATACTGTACCTAAACGGTCGCATACAATAGCACTTTCTGCCAGATTCTTGGCGTTTGAATCATCTTCCGCAACCCTCGTTCCATCGAGTCGCAATGGGAACTGGAATGGTCGAGCTTGACGCCCATGAGCAGCCGTCGGAGGCAATGCGGGCACTATGGAAGGGCTATTCAAAAGCAGATCAAAAGGAACTCATAAATGGAGATTCAATCGATGACCCCAGGTCAGCCGAACAAGCTGAAAAGTTCTCAGTGGCTGGGAAGATTTCGGTTGAACAGCTCGGCACTGCTTTCTCTCACATTACTTCAACCACCGTCGAAACATCGTCACTCCAAGAGGTTCCCATTCTCTACCACCCGCTTCTGCCAGGTGCGTGGTTTATGCTAAAGCTATGTTTCAAGGTGAATGGTTTACTGACCGTCCCAGGGCTTCTTATCGTACCGAACCTAGTGCCTCCCGAAGTTCAGAAGACTCTCCTTTCGCAGATGATCAATCGGGATCTTAGCGTCCCGACACATCAAACAAATCTTCACCTTCACTACGACCTGCCGTACCCGAAAGCTGCAGATGGGTCTCCAGAGTCTTTCTTCTCATATCCACCTGACCAAACACCCATCTTCACCCCTAAGGACCCCTCGGTACACAAGCCCCTGTCCATCAAGCAAGTCATGGAACGACGTCTCCATTGGGTTaccctcggcggccagtACGACTGGACGAACCGGATATATCCCGACGAGCGTCCTCCCCAGTTTCCTTCCGACATTGCTCAGTTCCTGAAGACTGTCTTCCCCGAGACCGtcgcccaagccgccatcgtcaacttCTACACGCCTGGCGACACAATGATGATGCACCGCGACGTCAGCGAGGAGACCGACAAGGGTCTCGTCAGTCTGAGCTTCGGCTGCGACGGCCTCTTCATGATTGCGCCGAACGAGCCCGAAAAGGTGTCCGACGAAGCAAAGGCTACTGGCAAAGAGTACCTCCTTCTCAGGCTGCGCTCCGGCGACGCCATCTACATGACCAAGGACTCCAGATTTGCGTGGCATGGCGTGCCCAAGGTCATGAAGGGAACATGTCCAGACTATCTAGCCGACTGGCCGGCGGAGGATGGCAAGTACGAGAAATGGAAAGGCTGGATGCAGAACAAGCGGATCAATCTCAATGTGAGGCAGATGAGGGACTGATAGTGAGCATGGAACACTGGCTGCATATTGGGAGCGTCTCATTCAAGTTACTTTGAAAATACCATGAAACTTCTTTTTCACCAAGCTCTTCTCGTCAAGAAGAATACTTCCGATTTGATTTGGCCTTGTATTTCTCTAATAGCCTGGGAGAAACTGCCCCTGTGTCGGCTTTGCATCTTCTGGCTAGCATCCGACCACTCTGTAACAACACGCATATCGGGAACAAAGAGACAGTACATCCTCCGATCAAGAATCGAATAAAAACAAGAAGCCTGGAGAATTTGGAAGAGTGGGACACCAAGATAGTCGTGGTCCTTGTCATTATTTCCAGAGCTTGTTGGCTGACTTGCAACCACGTCTTGCCCGGGATTTAATCAAGTCGGCAGCCTGAAATAGCGTTAGTATACACATCATTGCCGATAATACCTCTTCAAAGTACTCACcttctcggcaacggcatAAACGGTCTGTTGCGTGTATGCACCTGGCAGGTCAGGCTGTATGCTGGCATCCACGACACTTAACCTCTTAACCCCGTACACCAGTAAATTCTCGTCAACGACACCGCCAAGCTCTCTCGGCAGCATCGCCGCGGTGCCTACGGGGTGAAATGTGGTTGGACTGACCAGCGCCCTCACGGCCGCGCTCAGACCCTCGAAGCTCGTTACGTTCGCCCCGGGAACCGTCTCCTCTGGTGCGAATTGGACGAGACTTGTCTCGAGGAAGTACTTGCGCGTGAACCTGATGAACTCAACCTGAATGTCGATATCTGTCGGGTTGCTCAGGGCGCGGTAGTCGACAACGGGGTCCTTAAAGAAGGGGTCCGAGGTGTCTATCTCAATGGTGCCGCGCGACATAgggtggaggaggacaaAGTTGCTCTCCGTGGGAGCGCCGCGGAGAAAGAGGTTGTAGAAGGCCGCGCCTTTGGAGCGCAGCGCTGCGGCGTGCGCTTTCTGCTGAACCGCGTAACCGGCTATGACGGTTGCGTCGGTCCCGGCGGGGAGATAGGCGGCCGGGTCTTGGGATTCATAGGCGGCGGTGATTTGTTCGAACGTGTCTGGGGCGATGacagggaaggggaggaaggaggcTGCGTTGCCCACGCCTATGGTCAGGGGCCCTAGAGTCACAGACTAAGTGAAGATTTCTACTTGTGAGGATGGAGAGCATACCTGTCCGGTTCGCTTCGAACTCAGCCTGGGCGAGATTGATGAAGGTCTGGTTATTCTCGAGGTCGGTCATGTCGGGATGGATGTTGAAGTTGGCGACTGCGGGATGTCAACATGTGTGCGTCCACTTTATATCTACGTCTTACATCTGAATGTAGCACCGGCACCAACTGGGTGGTCTTGGAAGTTGTGTCCAACGCCAGGgagatcgacgacgacatcgatCCCGGCAGCCTCGAGTAGGCTCTTGGGACCAACGCCACTGCGCTGGAGAAGTTGAGGAGTGCGGATGGCTCCGGTAGCGATGACAACCTCTTTCTTTGCTTTCACGGTCCGCGCACCCTCGGCAGTGGTAGAATTAGCCGCAACGAACGAGACACCCACCGCCGTCTCACCATCGAAGAGAACTCTCAAAGCCTTTTGACCAGTGATGGTCTCATAGTTGTCTCGCACAGCCTCTATTCCGTCCCAGTGACCCTTCCTGGCCATTGATCTGGTCCTGGCCACAGGGTCGGATGACAGAGGATACCAGAAGACTCCAGGTTCGCCAGCGCCCGAGTCCGCGGGGAGGTCGACTCCCTCGATCTCGGCAAAGGCCGTCACTTCGTGCTCTACAAGATTCCGTTAGATGCTGCTGTATGAAAA
This window contains:
- a CDS encoding Putative serine/threonine-protein kinase, active, which encodes MENYQKLEKIGEGTYGVVYKARDLLNGGRIVALKKIRLEAEDEGVPSTAIREISLLKEMRDPNIVRLFNIVHADGHKLYLVFEFLDLDLKKYMESLPVADGGRGKALPEGSSEYLGRLGLGPTVVQKFMWQLCDGVRYCHSHRVLHRDLKPQNLLIDRDGNLKLADFGLARAFGVPLRTYTHEVVTLWYRAPEILLGGRQYSTGVDMWSVGCIFAEMCTRKPLFPGDSEIDEIFKIFRTLGTPTEDVWPGVTSYPDFKSSFPKWIRDESLPLCTSLDADGLELLEMMLVYDPASRISAKGACNHPYFESYPDQSAGQTTRSSRANERTNGYYGN
- a CDS encoding Putative alkylated DNA repair protein AlkB is translated as MGTGMVELDAHEQPSEAMRALWKGYSKADQKELINGDSIDDPRSAEQAEKFSVAGKISVEQLGTAFSHITSTTVETSSLQEVPILYHPLLPGLLIVPNLVPPEVQKTLLSQMINRDLSVPTHQTNLHLHYDLPYPKAADGSPESFFSYPPDQTPIFTPKDPSVHKPLSIKQVMERRLHWVTLGGQYDWTNRIYPDERPPQFPSDIAQFLKTVFPETVAQAAIVNFYTPGDTMMMHRDVSEETDKGLVSLSFGCDGLFMIAPNEPEKVSDEAKATGKEYLLLRLRSGDAIYMTKDSRFAWHGVPKVMKGTCPDYLADWPAEDGKYEKWKGWMQNKRINLNVRQMRD
- a CDS encoding Putative glucose-methanol-choline oxidoreductase, FAD/NAD(P)-binding domain superfamily — encoded protein: MSKTSPLSAVAAALALSTVGTLALSVPDSIAHTKILPRAVGVKAEYDYIIVGGGTSGLTVADRLTESGEGYRDPTNSLRFPSAPQEGLNGRSFGVVHGLMLGGSTGVNAMQVHRGQKEDYNRWGSYFSDNSEWSWDGLLPYFKKAWNFHPPTPELVEQFDIKYDESFWGNTSGIHASFPTFHWPMLKHEVTAFAEIEGVDLPADSGAGEPGVFWYPLSSDPVARTRSMARKGHWDGIEAVRDNYETITGQKALRVLFDGETAVGVSFVAANSTTAEGARTVKAKKEVVIATGAIRTPQLLQRSGVGPKSLLEAAGIDVVVDLPGVGHNFQDHPVGAGATFRFANFNIHPDMTDLENNQTFINLAQAEFEANRTGPLTIGVGNAASFLPFPVIAPDTFEQITAAYESQDPAAYLPAGTDATVIAGYAVQQKAHAAALRSKGAAFYNLFLRGAPTESNFVLLHPMSRGTIEIDTSDPFFKDPVVDYRALSNPTDIDIQVEFIRFTRKYFLETSLVQFAPEETVPGANVTSFEGLSAAVRALVSPTTFHPVGTAAMLPRELGGVVDENLLVYGVKRLSVVDASIQPDLPGAYTQQTVYAVAEKAADLIKSRARRGCKSANKLWK